Proteins from a genomic interval of Danio rerio strain Tuebingen ecotype United States chromosome 4, GRCz12tu, whole genome shotgun sequence:
- the znf1065 gene encoding uncharacterized protein znf1065 isoform X1, with protein sequence MAFIKVESEDLKIEETFTVKQEDLQEQTDLMVLKEETHQQNEMEEKLQEITTDEKPTLNKKTSSRGRPRKSKSACNFSSKQSRKSFSQKSNLDVHMRVHTREKPYTCEQCGKSFGHIQGFENHMRIHTGEKPFSCKQCGKSFSQKANLDVHMRVHTKERPYTCEQCGKSFTYKQGFTTHMRIHTGERPYTCQQCEKSFYHPGNFAVHMRIHTGERPYICQQCGKSFYQSGNFAAHMRIHTGERPYSCIQCGKSFKQNGTLEVHMRTHTGNRSFICTHCGKHFSQKHDLNIHMRIHTGEKPHTCTQCGKRFTQKTICDNHMRIHTGEKPYRCTECGKTFPHKSTLKHHMRTHTGEKPFACTQCGKRFTTKASLKNLKDNHTGTIVLTCDQCEKSLTRKDSIRKHIRKINSGEDPFRCSECGKGFKHKRSLNTHLKLHIG encoded by the coding sequence acCTGATGGTGTTGAAAGAAGAGACTCATCAACAGAATGAAATGGAAGAGAAACTTCAAGAAAtaacgactgatgaaaaacccacactgaataaaaagacttcatcacgtggaagacctcggaaatccaaatctGCGTGTAATTTCAGCAGTAAACAgagtagaaagagtttcagtcaaaagtcaaaccttgatgttcacatgagagttcacactagggagaaaccttacacctgcgaacaatgtggaaagagttttggtcacATACAAGGCTTTGAaaaccacatgagaattcacactggagagaagcctttcagctgtaaacagtgtggaaagagtttcagtcaaaaggcaaaccttgatgttcacatgagagttcacactaaggAGAGgccttacacctgcgaacagtgtggaaagagttttacttATAAACAAGGCTTTACaacccacatgagaattcacactggagagaggccatacacatgccaacagtgtgaaaAAAGCTTCTATCATCCAGGAAACTTTgcagtgcacatgagaattcacactggagagaggccgtacatatgccaacagtgtggaaaaagcttctaccAATCAGGAAACTTTGCagcgcacatgagaattcacactggggagaggCCTTACTCTTGCatccagtgtggaaagagttttaagcaaaatGGCACCCTTGAAGTCCACATGAGAACACACACTGGAAACAGAAGTTTTATTTGCACACACTGTGGGAaacatttttctcaaaaacatGACCTtaacatccacatgaggattcacactggagaaaaacctcacacatgcacacagtgtGGGAAAAGGTTTACTCAAAAAACAATTTGTGACAACCACATGAGGATtcatactggagagaaaccttacagatGCACAGAGTGTGGGAAAACTTTCCCACATAAAAgcacactcaaacaccacatgagaactcacactggagagaagccgtttgcatgtactcagtgtggaaagCGCTTCACAACCAAAGCTAGCCTCAAGAACCTCAAGGATAatcacactggaaccatagtgttgACATGTGATCAGTGTGAAAAGAGTCTCACACGCAAAGACTCCATCAGGAAACACATCAGGAAGATTAACTCAGGAGAGGACCCTTTTAGATGCAGTGAatgtggaaagggctttaaacataaaagaagcctcAACACTCACCTAAAGCTTCACATTGGATAG
- the LOC141381679 gene encoding uncharacterized protein isoform X1, translated as MLLTETWLDDSCSAAVLNEAAPLNFDFLSVCRVNRRGGGIAALFKDVYECKQVSFGDYFSFEYLSIALKGSPRILLIIIYRPPKYSPAFIEDFTELLSIVTSEYDYFSIAGDFNIHIDNPEINAVKELMTVFNTFDLTQHVQGPTHNRGHTLDLLITKGLHISSTVVKDVALSDHFCIFFDILITPAIKDRSVSVRKRCINENTSEQFMKAISLAPSISADSVDSLLDLFNSKIENVINDIAPVKVKKMTGRQKGSWTRSPRVQMMKRQCRKAERMWRKTKLVVHYNIYKDSLHAFNMELNTARQTFFSSLINSNLNNARTLFATIERLTNPPSQIPSELLSESKCNEFAHFFTDKINNIRKAISSSNQSSCVDIKQAQPQLKKSEIMSDFMAINGKILEEIVQVMKTSTCSLDTLPTSFFKTVFTCLEMDLLKVVNASLLSGIFPTSLKTAVVKPLLKKSNLDNTLLSNYRPISNLPFIGKIIEKVVFNQVNKFLNFRGCLDNFQSGFRAHHSTESALIKIINDIRLNTDSGKITVLVLLDLSAAFDTVDHSILLDRLENWVGLSGTVLKWFRSYLEGRGYHVSIGDHRSRWTPMTCGVPQGSILAPLLFNLYMLPLSQIMRKNQISYHSYADDTQIYLALQPNDYSPIETLCQCIDEMSNWMCQNFLQLNKEKTEIIVFGNKDEVLKVNAYLGTKGQTTKNKVKNLGVTLESDLSFNSHVKAVSKSAYYHLKNIARIRCFVSSEDLEKLVHAFISSRVDYCNGLLTGLPKKTVRQLQLIQNAAARILTRTRKSEHITPVLRSLHWLPVTFRIDFKVLLLVYKSLNGLGPKYITDMLTEYKPNRSLRSLGSYKLEVPRVQSKQGESAFSHYAPRCWNQLPEMIRCAPTLGTFKSRLKTHLFSCAFTE; from the coding sequence atgcttttaactgaaacttggctagatgacagttgtagcgcagcagttctgaatgaagcagctcctttaaactttgactttttgagtgtttgcagagttaataggagaggtggaggcatcgctgccctgtttaaagatgtctatgaatgtaaacaagtgtcatttggtgactatttttcttttgaatatctgagtatagcactaaaagggtctccacgcatcttactgatcattatctacagacctccaaaatattctccagcttttattgaggattttacagagctgttatcaatagtaacatctgaatatgattattttagtattgctggggattttaatattcacattgataatccagaaatcaatgctgtaaaagaactgatgactgtttttaacacttttgatctgactcagcatgttcaaggacccacacacaatcgtggacacactcttgatctacttataactaagggtttacacatttcatcgactgttgttaaggatgtggcactatctgatcatttctgtatcttttttgatatattgatcactccagctattaaagacagatctgtctctgtcagaaagagatgcataaatgagaacaccagtgagcagtttatgaaagccatatcgctggcaccaagtatatctgcagattctgttgattctctccttgatttgttcaattctaaaattgagaatgtcataaatgacatcgctcctgttaaagtcaagaagatgactggcaggcaaaagggatcttggacaaggtcacctagagtacaaatgatgaaaagacagtgcagaaaagctgagcgtatgtggagaaagacgaaactagtagtccattataacatctataaagacagtcttcatgcctttaatatggaactaaacactgctagacagactttcttttcaagccttataaacagcaacttaaataatgctcgtacactctttgcaacgatagagagactcacaaacccccccagtcagattccaagtgagctcctctctgaaagcaaatgtaatgagtttgctcatttcttcactgataagatcaataatatcagaaaggcaatcagctcatccaatcagtcaagttgtgtcgatatcaaacaagctcaaccacaacttaagaaatcagaaattatgtctgatttcatggcaattaacggcaaaatcttagaagaaattgtgcaagttatgaaaacatcaacctgcagtcttgacacgctccccacatcattcttcaaaacggtgtttacctgtttagaaatggatcttctaaaagtggtaaatgcttcacttctatcagggatttttccaacctcacttaaaactgcagttgttaaacccctcttgaagaagagcaatctggataacaccctattgagcaattacaggccaatctcaaatctccctttcattggcaaaatcattgaaaaagttgtttttaaccaggttaacaagttcttaaacttcagggggtgtttagacaattttcaatcggggttcagagcacatcacagtacagagagcgctcttataaagataatcaatgatatacgcctaaatacagattcaggtaaaataacagtgctggtattgttggatctcagtgctgcatttgacactgtcgatcacagcatacttctggataggctggaaaactgggttgggctgtctgggacagtcctcaaatggttcagatcttaccttgaagggagaggttaccatgtcagtataggtgaccataggtcgaggtggacacccatgacgtgtggagtcccacaaggctcgattctggcacctctcctgttcaacctttacatgctccctctaagccaaataatgagaaagaaccaaatctcctaccacagctatgctgatgacactcagatctacctagccttacagcctaatgactacagccccattgagaccctctgccaatgcattgatgaaatgagcaattggatgtgccaaaactttcttcagttaaacaaagagaaaactgaaattattgtgtttggaaacaaagatgaggttctcaaggtaaatgcgtaccttggcactaaaggtcaaacgacaaaaaataaggtcaagaatcttggtgtgactctggagtcagatctgagtttcaacagtcatgtcaaagcagtcagtaaatcagcatactatcatctcaaaaacatagcaagaatcagatgctttgtttctagtgaagacttagagaaacttgttcatgcttttatcagcagcagggtggattactgtaatggactcctcactggtcttcctaaaaagacagtcagacagttacagctcatccagaacgctgcagccagaattctaaccagaaccagaaaatcagagcacatcacacctgtcctcaggtctttacactggctgccagttacattcagaatagattttaaagtattattactggtctataaatcactaaatggcctaggacctaaatacatcacagatatgctcactgaatacaaacctaacagatcactcagatctttaggatcatataaactagaagttccaagagttcagtcaaagcagggtgaatcagcttttagccactatgccccccgctgctggaatcagcttccagaaatgatcagatgtgctccaacattaggcacattcaaatcaagactgaaaacacatctgtttagctgtgcctttactgaatga
- the znf1065 gene encoding uncharacterized protein znf1065 isoform X2, with protein sequence MAFIKVESEDLKIEETFTVKQEDLQEQTEETHQQNEMEEKLQEITTDEKPTLNKKTSSRGRPRKSKSACNFSSKQSRKSFSQKSNLDVHMRVHTREKPYTCEQCGKSFGHIQGFENHMRIHTGEKPFSCKQCGKSFSQKANLDVHMRVHTKERPYTCEQCGKSFTYKQGFTTHMRIHTGERPYTCQQCEKSFYHPGNFAVHMRIHTGERPYICQQCGKSFYQSGNFAAHMRIHTGERPYSCIQCGKSFKQNGTLEVHMRTHTGNRSFICTHCGKHFSQKHDLNIHMRIHTGEKPHTCTQCGKRFTQKTICDNHMRIHTGEKPYRCTECGKTFPHKSTLKHHMRTHTGEKPFACTQCGKRFTTKASLKNLKDNHTGTIVLTCDQCEKSLTRKDSIRKHIRKINSGEDPFRCSECGKGFKHKRSLNTHLKLHIG encoded by the coding sequence AAGAGACTCATCAACAGAATGAAATGGAAGAGAAACTTCAAGAAAtaacgactgatgaaaaacccacactgaataaaaagacttcatcacgtggaagacctcggaaatccaaatctGCGTGTAATTTCAGCAGTAAACAgagtagaaagagtttcagtcaaaagtcaaaccttgatgttcacatgagagttcacactagggagaaaccttacacctgcgaacaatgtggaaagagttttggtcacATACAAGGCTTTGAaaaccacatgagaattcacactggagagaagcctttcagctgtaaacagtgtggaaagagtttcagtcaaaaggcaaaccttgatgttcacatgagagttcacactaaggAGAGgccttacacctgcgaacagtgtggaaagagttttacttATAAACAAGGCTTTACaacccacatgagaattcacactggagagaggccatacacatgccaacagtgtgaaaAAAGCTTCTATCATCCAGGAAACTTTgcagtgcacatgagaattcacactggagagaggccgtacatatgccaacagtgtggaaaaagcttctaccAATCAGGAAACTTTGCagcgcacatgagaattcacactggggagaggCCTTACTCTTGCatccagtgtggaaagagttttaagcaaaatGGCACCCTTGAAGTCCACATGAGAACACACACTGGAAACAGAAGTTTTATTTGCACACACTGTGGGAaacatttttctcaaaaacatGACCTtaacatccacatgaggattcacactggagaaaaacctcacacatgcacacagtgtGGGAAAAGGTTTACTCAAAAAACAATTTGTGACAACCACATGAGGATtcatactggagagaaaccttacagatGCACAGAGTGTGGGAAAACTTTCCCACATAAAAgcacactcaaacaccacatgagaactcacactggagagaagccgtttgcatgtactcagtgtggaaagCGCTTCACAACCAAAGCTAGCCTCAAGAACCTCAAGGATAatcacactggaaccatagtgttgACATGTGATCAGTGTGAAAAGAGTCTCACACGCAAAGACTCCATCAGGAAACACATCAGGAAGATTAACTCAGGAGAGGACCCTTTTAGATGCAGTGAatgtggaaagggctttaaacataaaagaagcctcAACACTCACCTAAAGCTTCACATTGGATAG